Proteins encoded within one genomic window of Amycolatopsis nigrescens CSC17Ta-90:
- a CDS encoding NAD(P)-dependent oxidoreductase codes for MSENASGISFIGLGPMGQAMVRTFLDNGHPTTVWNRTAARADGVVASGAVLAGTVAEVLKANELVILSLTDYQAMYDILGQAEDSLSGRVVVNLSSDTPEETRAAAAWLAERGAELVVGGVMVPPELVGKENAYVFYSGPRAVFDAHEPVLKLIGRPDYRGEDHILAQLFYQAQLDIFLTTLSAYMHAVALVGSAGVAAETFQPYAVALFDEMSFFLDGTGRQLDNGDYPGELGNAAMMGATADHIVGASEDAGIDLVLPKAVKAHYDRAIAAGHGKDHWTSLFEVIKKP; via the coding sequence ATGAGTGAGAACGCGAGCGGAATCAGCTTCATCGGCCTCGGGCCGATGGGCCAGGCGATGGTCCGGACCTTTTTGGACAACGGGCATCCGACCACGGTGTGGAACCGGACGGCAGCCAGGGCGGACGGGGTGGTGGCCAGTGGCGCGGTACTGGCCGGCACGGTGGCCGAGGTGCTGAAGGCCAACGAGCTGGTCATCCTCAGCCTGACCGACTACCAGGCCATGTACGACATCCTCGGCCAGGCGGAGGACTCGCTGAGCGGCCGGGTGGTGGTCAACCTCAGCTCGGACACGCCGGAGGAGACCAGGGCCGCCGCCGCGTGGCTCGCCGAGCGCGGCGCCGAGCTCGTGGTCGGCGGCGTGATGGTGCCGCCCGAGCTGGTGGGCAAGGAGAACGCGTACGTGTTCTACAGCGGCCCGCGTGCGGTGTTCGACGCGCACGAGCCGGTGCTGAAGCTGATCGGCAGGCCGGACTACCGCGGCGAGGACCACATCCTGGCGCAGCTGTTCTACCAGGCGCAGCTCGACATCTTCCTGACCACACTGTCGGCGTACATGCACGCCGTCGCGCTGGTCGGGTCGGCGGGCGTGGCCGCGGAGACGTTCCAGCCCTACGCGGTCGCCCTTTTCGACGAGATGTCCTTCTTCCTCGACGGCACCGGCCGCCAGCTCGACAACGGCGACTATCCGGGCGAACTGGGGAACGCGGCCATGATGGGCGCGACTGCGGATCACATCGTCGGCGCGAGCGAGGACGCCGGAATCGACCTGGTGCTGCCGAAAGCGGTCAAGGCGCACTACGACCGCGCCATCGCGGCCGGTCACGGCAAGGACCACTGGACCAGCCTGTTCGAGGTGATCAAGAAGCCGTAG
- a CDS encoding SDR family oxidoreductase, producing the protein MRCYAGKKVVITGGTQGIGLAVARSLAAGGAEVLLTGRDERDVEAVRDELPVHVLRSDAASMADIHALGEAAEDRLGELDLLFVNAGHAEFEPLEAVTETVFDRTFDVTVKGAFFTAQRLAPLVRDGGAIVFSTAAPGPGSSVLSGALAAVAAFTGALAGELRRIRVNAVRPGLGCRRGDCGEIAAAVLFLGFDATLTTGSVLHADGGQGAPWPPR; encoded by the coding sequence ATGCGCTGCTATGCGGGCAAGAAGGTGGTGATCACCGGTGGGACGCAGGGCATCGGCCTCGCCGTCGCCAGGTCGCTCGCGGCGGGCGGCGCCGAGGTGCTGCTCACCGGCCGGGACGAGCGGGACGTCGAAGCCGTGCGCGACGAGCTGCCGGTGCACGTACTCCGCTCGGACGCGGCGAGCATGGCCGACATCCACGCGCTGGGGGAGGCCGCGGAGGACCGGCTCGGCGAACTCGACCTGCTGTTCGTCAACGCCGGTCACGCGGAGTTCGAACCGCTGGAAGCGGTCACCGAGACGGTGTTCGACCGGACCTTCGACGTGACCGTCAAGGGTGCGTTCTTCACCGCGCAACGGCTGGCTCCGCTGGTGCGCGACGGTGGTGCGATCGTGTTCAGCACCGCGGCACCGGGCCCCGGCTCGAGTGTGCTCAGCGGGGCCTTGGCCGCGGTGGCGGCTTTCACCGGCGCACTGGCCGGCGAGCTGCGGCGGATCCGGGTGAACGCGGTGCGCCCCGGCCTCGGGTGCCGCCGCGGGGACTGCGGGGAGATCGCGGCGGCCGTGCTGTTCCTCGGTTTCGACGCGACCTTGACCACCGGCAGCGTGCTGCACGCCGACGGTGGTCAAGGCGCCCCGTGGCCGCCCCGGTAG
- a CDS encoding phosphotransferase produces the protein MSEIDALTQSDLTARTSRAIAAAAGAARDLGLEVTGTEVLHDSFSVVVRLEPLPVVVRVPTVLPEPIGSDLAAQAARQRVELDVVGRLADLGHPVVAPSPLVPREPVQRDGFSMTFWQFVEQDKCVEPDYVRNSGLTAGLHAALREYTGELPFLATMVIVPTCLSQLENRPDLLAPSDLDRAKREWEILEPVLGSRAGFEAAFPGVELQPIHGDSPPFNLIVTTTGALYADFEDATLGPVEWDLALTGPEGEKAYNTAAGALGLRSLDDRVLRVMEAARMLQLVACLTVAPKMPTLLEGLQPSLDFWRGMPLAGGFGG, from the coding sequence ATGTCCGAAATCGACGCTCTGACCCAGAGCGACCTGACCGCACGCACCTCCCGCGCCATCGCCGCGGCCGCCGGAGCGGCCCGTGACCTCGGGCTCGAAGTGACCGGCACCGAAGTACTGCACGACTCGTTCTCCGTGGTCGTGCGCCTCGAGCCGCTGCCGGTGGTGGTCCGGGTGCCGACCGTGCTGCCCGAGCCGATCGGGTCGGATCTTGCGGCACAGGCGGCGAGGCAGCGGGTGGAGCTCGACGTCGTGGGCAGGCTCGCGGACCTCGGGCACCCGGTCGTCGCGCCGAGCCCGCTGGTCCCGCGCGAACCCGTGCAGCGGGACGGGTTCTCGATGACCTTCTGGCAGTTCGTCGAGCAGGACAAGTGCGTGGAACCGGACTACGTGCGCAACAGCGGCCTGACCGCCGGGTTGCACGCGGCGCTGCGGGAATACACCGGAGAACTGCCCTTCCTGGCCACCATGGTGATCGTGCCGACCTGCCTGTCCCAGCTCGAAAACCGGCCCGACCTGCTGGCGCCGTCCGATCTGGACCGGGCGAAGCGGGAGTGGGAGATCCTCGAGCCCGTGCTCGGCTCACGCGCGGGCTTCGAGGCGGCGTTCCCCGGTGTGGAACTCCAGCCGATCCACGGCGACTCGCCGCCGTTCAACCTGATCGTCACCACGACCGGCGCGCTCTACGCCGACTTCGAGGACGCCACCCTCGGCCCGGTCGAATGGGACCTCGCACTGACCGGCCCCGAGGGCGAGAAGGCCTACAACACCGCCGCCGGGGCGCTGGGCCTGCGGAGCCTGGACGACCGGGTGCTGCGCGTGATGGAGGCGGCGCGCATGCTGCAGCTGGTCGCCTGCCTGACCGTGGCGCCGAAAATGCCGACACTGCTGGAGGGGCTGCAGCCGTCCCTGGACTTCTGGCGCGGGATGCCGCTGGCCGGCGGGTTCGGCGGCTGA